The following proteins are co-located in the Cupriavidus pauculus genome:
- a CDS encoding sensor domain-containing diguanylate cyclase — MGHAPAASPLVNDYQTLFQLAPVSLWLEDFSAVRLAFEQLRADGVTDLRRHLRDHPAEVARCSALIRVLDVNQRTLDLFRARDVDHLVGNLDSVFRDDMFDQHVEELGQLWDGGRHFTSQTVNYTLDGERLDIRLDASIMPGHEDDWSRVLLSIEDITARMRTERELRRAQQYAVGLFEHSPVSLWVEDFSAVKMLLDEVRAAGITDFRTFLNVHPDFVSRCMQEIRVLDVNQQTLTMFGAPSKEILLSRLGDVFRDDMRIHFAEQLVDLWHEKLWQQREVINYALDGRSVDVFMQWSVFPGREADWDQVLVSLTDITARKKAEAYVEFLGKHDVLTKLYNRAYYEDELARLGRKGPWPVSVVALDLNGLKVVNDQFGHGDGDALLRRTGEVLKKAVGEQACVARIGGDEFMVLLPGRDERGAATVVEQIEEVVGLNNQFYPGARLSFSIGAATCTQGDRLTDTVKLADHRMYAAKRAHYEALGNERRRGEQV, encoded by the coding sequence TTGGGGCACGCACCCGCGGCATCGCCGCTCGTCAACGACTATCAGACGCTGTTCCAGCTGGCGCCGGTGTCGCTGTGGCTGGAGGACTTCAGCGCGGTGCGCCTGGCGTTCGAACAGCTACGGGCCGACGGCGTGACCGACCTGCGCCGCCATCTGCGCGACCACCCGGCCGAAGTGGCACGCTGCTCGGCGCTGATCCGCGTGCTCGACGTCAACCAGCGCACGCTGGACCTGTTCCGCGCGCGGGACGTCGACCATCTGGTCGGCAACCTCGACAGCGTGTTCCGCGACGACATGTTCGACCAGCACGTGGAGGAACTGGGCCAGCTTTGGGACGGCGGCCGGCACTTCACCAGCCAGACCGTGAACTACACGCTCGACGGCGAGCGGCTGGACATCCGGCTCGACGCCAGCATCATGCCGGGCCACGAGGACGACTGGTCGCGCGTGCTGCTGTCCATCGAGGACATCACCGCGCGCATGCGCACTGAGCGCGAACTGCGCCGCGCGCAGCAGTACGCGGTGGGATTGTTCGAGCATTCGCCGGTGTCGCTGTGGGTGGAAGACTTCAGCGCCGTGAAGATGCTGCTGGACGAGGTGCGCGCCGCCGGCATCACCGATTTCCGCACGTTCCTGAACGTCCATCCAGACTTTGTGTCGCGCTGCATGCAGGAGATTCGCGTGCTCGACGTCAACCAGCAGACGCTGACGATGTTCGGCGCGCCGAGCAAGGAGATCCTGCTGTCGCGCCTGGGCGACGTCTTTCGCGACGACATGCGCATCCACTTCGCCGAACAACTCGTGGACCTGTGGCACGAGAAGCTGTGGCAGCAGCGCGAAGTCATCAACTACGCGCTGGACGGCCGCTCGGTCGACGTCTTCATGCAGTGGTCGGTGTTCCCGGGGCGCGAGGCCGACTGGGACCAGGTGCTGGTGTCGCTGACCGACATCACGGCCCGCAAGAAGGCCGAAGCGTACGTGGAATTCCTGGGCAAGCACGACGTGCTGACCAAGCTCTACAACCGCGCCTACTACGAGGATGAACTGGCCCGGCTGGGCCGCAAGGGCCCGTGGCCCGTGAGCGTGGTGGCGCTGGACCTGAACGGCCTGAAGGTCGTCAACGACCAGTTCGGCCACGGCGACGGCGACGCGCTGCTGCGCCGCACCGGCGAAGTCCTGAAGAAGGCCGTGGGCGAACAGGCCTGCGTCGCCCGCATCGGCGGCGACGAATTCATGGTCCTGCTACCGGGCCGCGACGAACGCGGCGCCGCCACCGTCGTCGAGCAGATCGAGGAAGTGGTCGGCCTGAACAACCAGTTCTACCCGGGCGCCCGCCTGTCATTCTCGATCGGCGCCGCCACGTGCACCCAGGGCGACCGCCTGACCGACACAGTCAAGCTGGCCGACCATCGGATGTACGCGGCCAAGCGGGCGCATTACGAGGCGCTGGGGAATGAGAGGCGGCGGGGGGAGCAGGTGTAG
- a CDS encoding PLP-dependent aminotransferase family protein has translation MSATMPDPLHTAAAPLYQRLAGHYRQAITSGTLTPGDRMPSVRALMGLHDVSLSTALQACRELEAAGLLEARPRSGYFVCAPARPALAPIEEPAPGLPDPAQYVGIHQRISAILARSKHHRINLGGACGAPELYPTDALRNAAQRALRKYPELFGTSVDADGHPAFRAALARHALRSHINVSPEEIVVTHGATEALTLALRAVAGPGDVIAVESPTYYGLLQILESLGMRALEIPCSPQTGISLEALELAAQTYANIKAVCVVPNLQNPLGCVMPDAHKQRLVAWCAARGIAMIEDDCCSATIDDDTPLPAAKSWDTTGTVIHCASLHKVLAPGMRLGWITAGRWQARVEMLKFGLSRPNEMLTQIAVAEYMGTGAFDRHLRRLRTQLRVQREWVAQKVAATFPAGTRLTLPRGGLHLWVEMPGNVSSETVFEQVLGDGIRVMPGAMFSNSNRFNHFLRLNCGNLRTPALEQALDTVAAAARRLAG, from the coding sequence ATGTCCGCCACCATGCCCGACCCGCTCCACACCGCCGCGGCCCCGCTCTACCAGCGGCTGGCCGGCCACTATCGACAGGCCATCACGTCAGGCACGCTGACGCCGGGCGACCGCATGCCGTCGGTGCGCGCGCTGATGGGGCTGCACGACGTGAGCCTGTCCACGGCGCTGCAGGCGTGCCGCGAACTGGAAGCCGCCGGCCTGCTGGAAGCTCGCCCGCGCTCCGGCTACTTCGTCTGCGCGCCGGCCCGGCCCGCGCTGGCGCCCATCGAGGAACCGGCGCCGGGGCTGCCCGATCCCGCGCAGTACGTGGGCATCCACCAGCGGATCTCCGCGATCCTGGCGCGCAGCAAGCACCATCGGATCAACCTGGGCGGCGCCTGCGGCGCGCCGGAGCTGTATCCGACCGATGCGCTGCGCAACGCGGCCCAGCGCGCGCTGCGCAAGTATCCCGAGCTGTTCGGCACCTCGGTCGACGCCGACGGCCATCCGGCCTTCCGTGCCGCGCTGGCCCGGCATGCGCTGCGGTCGCACATCAACGTCTCACCCGAGGAAATCGTCGTCACCCACGGCGCCACCGAGGCACTGACGCTGGCGCTGCGCGCCGTGGCCGGCCCGGGCGACGTGATCGCGGTGGAATCGCCCACCTATTACGGTCTGTTGCAGATCCTGGAGAGCCTGGGCATGCGCGCGCTGGAAATCCCATGCAGCCCGCAGACCGGCATCTCGCTGGAGGCGCTGGAGCTGGCCGCGCAGACCTACGCCAACATCAAGGCCGTCTGCGTGGTGCCGAACCTGCAGAACCCGCTGGGCTGCGTGATGCCCGACGCGCACAAGCAGCGGCTGGTGGCGTGGTGCGCGGCGCGGGGCATCGCCATGATCGAGGACGACTGCTGCTCGGCCACCATCGACGACGACACGCCGCTGCCGGCCGCCAAGTCGTGGGACACCACCGGCACCGTGATCCATTGCGCGTCGCTGCACAAGGTGCTGGCGCCCGGCATGCGGCTGGGCTGGATCACCGCCGGCCGCTGGCAGGCGCGCGTGGAAATGCTCAAGTTCGGGCTGTCGCGCCCGAACGAGATGCTGACCCAGATTGCCGTGGCCGAGTACATGGGCACCGGCGCCTTCGACCGCCACCTGCGGCGCCTGCGCACGCAGCTACGCGTGCAGCGCGAATGGGTGGCGCAGAAGGTGGCGGCCACGTTCCCGGCCGGCACGCGGCTGACGCTGCCGCGCGGCGGGCTGCACCTCTGGGTGGAAATGCCGGGCAACGTGTCGTCCGAAACCGTGTTCGAACAGGTGCTGGGCGACGGCATCCGCGTGATGCCCGGCGCGATGTTCTCGAACTCGAACCGCTTCAACCATTTCCTGCGGCTCAACTGCGGCAACCTCCGCACGCCCGCGCTGGAACAGGCGCTTGATACCGTGGCCGCCGCCGCGCGCCGCCTGGCGGGCTAA